The following is a genomic window from Carassius carassius chromosome 24, fCarCar2.1, whole genome shotgun sequence.
CCACAGCCTAAAGGGtctaaatgcacacaaacacaacactaaTGTTTGAGTAAGTACTTATGAAATATAGACTTAGCATATACTCTTAacaataaaggttttaaaaagttTTGCAATGAAGCCTCAGAAGAACtgtttttggttccccaaagaacctttcagtgaagagTTCTATAAAAAGAACACTCTTAAAAATTCTGGTTCTTCACTGGTatctgtggttccatgaagaaacttTGTCTTTCAAGGAacatttccattgcacaaaagcgtatttatagtgaaaaaaaaaatcattatatggACTttccccactgactttcattatattaCAACAAACactaaagcatttttaaaatattttaaagtcatAGGGGTTTGATGATGGAACGTAAAaagactcttaaaaataaagattttaataatttaaagaaccCTTTTTcgactataaagaaccttttgtccgATGGAATGTGTCCATTGGATGTTAacggttcttcatggaaccatcaatgcgaataaagaaactttatttctaagagtgtaatgacagatttttctctATGAAGCAATTCATAAACCTGTGTTGATGTTAGCATAATACACCACATAATACGAAAAGAATCAATTATGAATATAGATATCATCACCCTTTAAAAAAAGCAACCATCACCAGATATACTGTACTTCTTACCTGGCTTTGTGCTTAAAGATATAGCCGGGCCTCCATACAAATGTGTGCTCTTCTCAAACACGTACACAGCGATCTTTGTGGATGGATGCCAAATGACGTGTATGTTATCAAGAGACACTAACACCGATGAGTACACTGAATTGGTGACGGTGCTCCATTCAGTGGGTAAAAGCAAATCATTATCTATATACACACTGTCCCTGTAGTTTGTTTCTGCTATGATTAAGACCTTGGCATCTGTCGAGCTGACAGGCACTAGGTAGCACGCTGAGAACTTAGATTGTGAGATTGGTTCAATGATGATGCCTGGACTGACAAGCCTGAGGGAAGCAGGATTCGATGTGTGGATGAACTGGGATCCTAACTGCAGAGATGGAAGGGACAGGAGTTTTGATGAATAGGCATCCACAGTACTTGATTCTAGATCCCCGCCACTGGCACTGATTTCCACTGAGGACGTCACATGTAGCCAAACGTTGCTGGTGTTGAGTATTGAGGGTACAACAAATCTGCTATCCCACTGAGCGTCGGGATGAAGTTGGTTCAGCACCATGTTGCAGTTGCATTCCTCCGTCTCTACACATGGATGGGTCAGCATCACAGCCACTCCATAATCAGAATAAATCTCAGTTTCTGTCCCGTCAACTTGAAGTTGGAGAGCAGTGAATGGTTCGAGTATGTAATTATTTTCTATAGACCTTTTTAcaattataacattattaataaaatcttCTCCGTTGACAATAACCAGCCTGAAGGAGCTGTATCTCTTGCTGACATCTCTTGCCGATTGATAAAAAGTATTGATCATCTGGCTGTAATTCAGCAAGGGGATGGTATAAACTGTACCAAGATTTTTCCGAGGCTGAATGACATTAGTTTGCACACTGTCTCCTTTCTTGCTGATTGATTGCACCACAATGTTCTTCGTGCTGCTGATTCTGACAGTCTGAGAAGTTGCACCAAATTGGTATTCCTCAATATCCACTGGCAAGGTCAAAGTTACGGGCTTTCCTTCTGGTGGTTTGATTTTGTATGTCAACTGCTCTGAGATGAAGATTTTCACCACAGTGTTGGGAAGGACAGCAGTGATGTTGAGAGAATTCACTGGACTAAGTGGATGGTAAAAGGCTATGTTCTCTGGGAATATTGTGATGAAGCTGTCTCCGAGGCTGTTCCATGACTGACCTGTTAAACCAAGAGTTACTAATATCATGTCAACAGAACATGCCTTTTATTAGGCCTCAATAGGCCCAAAACCAATATATGAAGAATGGCTCTATTTAGAAAGCACTAATGATGCATTTCTTACCTTGGCCAATCATTGCAATAATCAGAAGAATagtctgcatgattaccatcctGATTTTAGTcaggaagagaagaagaaaacaaataaacatttgacCCTATGTGTCAGTCATATTAAATCATTTGTGATTTTACACCGTTGTACACTGCTTGTTTTATAACTTTGTAAATGAATAGTGTGAGAGCCACAGGAGCACTTGTTTTTATATAGCATATATTTGCTGCAGTGAAACAACCGAGTGTacttagaaatgtaaaaaaaaaaaaaaaaaaaaccttttaatttACTATACATTAATTATCAAGTTGCTGTCAACTCACTCATATGAACTCAGGAAACTTAGTTACCTTTTAAGACAAgagaaattttttaaaaaaagtaataatgcaACCGAGGTTTGAAATGAACACCCACCAAACCACCAGGCTGttgcaaaaaccaaacaaaacacaccAACAGTAGCCTACAGAGTGCACGCTCtggcatttttaatttaatgtatcttttcaattttaaataatttcaaatatcagtattcaacattttatgtttaaaatatcaaaacattatgcatttgtaactgcaggttaaagcatTCCATGTTCCTCTGAGCTGAATTAACATGTGTGAATACAATGCCACTTCATATGCAACTTTTGCAAAGATTAATTTTGCTGATACTTATTTCATTTGTTTGGTAATAGCCTAAATGTACTATTATTATAACTGACTTactaaatgtaagaatttgacccAAAAGATGacgcacacttaaaaaaaaaggatttatataggTAAAAATGtccataaaaggtaaaaaataaatgtaaacttattgTAAAAGATTATTTCTATTACTGCTATGAAGCATATCAAAAACTTTAGTCCGCTTTCCACAGGAGTCCTTAAGATGTCAGCACAgtaacacactcagcaaaatattgtctaattatctttattgataattatttttttgtcaatatcgcacacccctagtaGATTGCTGACACAAAATGATTTGCAACCTTTGCTTTGTCACGTCCAGAGACAGCCTTGAGCTGGTGGTTTagcctatttgttttatttatttatttttctggctATTAGAAGTTCTTAATGGCCGGTAacttaaaaatgtgttaatttaattCCCTAAATACAACCatataattattcattaaatGAAACCTCACATTTAGCCTACTTTGTTATACAACAGTTTCTTTAGTATTAGTGAGGATTGTTTTTAGGCACTGTTATTAATGAGAATTAACTCATAAATAATTAttcatgtaaaaaagaaaaaaaaaatcttaaatatgttaggaaaaaaatgttagcctgaatgcaatgtaagtcgctttggataaaagcgtctgctaaatgcataaatgtatttatttatttatttaaatttaaatattcacTCAACAATAAGAATGAACTAATACATATACCTCTTTGAAATGCTTCATTAATATAAACTAACTAATATAAACTCAACAGACAAATAGAGTAAAGGGTATAACTTACAACTTACAAGACAaggtgttttttgaccttgcatgcatgtcaacctgttgctggggactcccaaaaccaaaatatgaacctttcataaccCACAATGGGGACACTTTAATATCAGTaaatcactgtaaaaaattacatacatatatatatatatatatatatatatatatatatatatatatatatatatatatatatataggctacattcAACAAGACGTTGTCCTTCACTGGGCTTACTGTTATACATCTCTAAAATCTAATATCTAATCTTAAATATCTCCACATAAAGAGACCTCTTACCTCATAAGCGTATCACAGCCTTCTCACTGAACCAAATCACATCGTGTCGTTTTTCATTTATAGCAATGCAGATTATTTGTCATTCAAAATGCACGCTATTTTCACAGCTTTGCATAAACTGCCTCAAACCTGCCTAAAGAAAACTTAGCATGAAACAACGATTCTCATTCTCAACAGGTATTGATAATGAAAGTTAACGTGTGCTGATTATGTACTTATAAACTAATATAACCTAGTTTAGTTTATAATTTGTTCTTTTAGAATTTTACAACCACTGTATATTTATCAAAACATAGATCaataaatatagatagatagatagatagatagatagatagatagatagatagatagatagataattaaaaataaaaaataatttgttactTCACATGTCTCTGTAAAACTAAAAAGGCTCTGCCTTTTGTGAATCAGGGATGTATCATCATACACACACCCAGGTGATTCATTGATATATTTATGTTAGAAGTATCCATGACGGTCATGTTGTTGTTTAAGAACCCGAGGCCATAGTTTCTCTTTTGTGTAAATCCTAACGTCATAAGACTGTGAGTTTCGCTTTCCTGACAGTTTGGTATAATAAGATCTACATCATATTCAGATCGCACAGACGCCTCACGCACTTTCACACAGGTAAGTTCTTTTTAATCACTTTAATATTATTTCTACTTGAACATGTTACTTTATAATTAAATCTTGTCCGAAGAAAGAACGATATTTGACAATTGGCATTGCAGATCAATTATGTAGTTGTTTATGCTGTTGTTGTTTGAAGAAAGTTCCGTAGCTGTCACTGAGACACTCTTGAAATAACGTTCATAAGCATTTGTTTATGTTTAATAGTTGatattaaatgtcatttaattcattttataaatcataatacaaattaaCTTAGGCCATTAtgcaatgtaaataataaatgaataaataattagaattgaataattatacaattatttattatattttcacagcTAGTGAAGACTTCATATTGTTAAAGTTAGTGGCATAACGATTGTGTCATCATGGGAGTCAGAGGACTGAAGACCTACATTGAAAGCAGGAACAAAAATGATTTAAGGAGCTGGGCTTTTAGAGACAAGAAACTTATAATTGATGGATGTAATTTATACTACACCCTGTACTTTGACTATAATTTGGATCAGATGCATGGAGGAGACTATGACGCCTTTGAGGAGTTGATCACACAATTCTTTAAGAACCTCACAGCCTGTGACATTCACCCTTATGTTGTACTTGATGGCGCAGCTGACCACACGGACAAAAAATGGGAAACTATTAGGCAACGAaaacaggacaaaataaatgcGGCCTTGGCCGTGTCTGaggggaagaaagaaaaggtcCTTCCTATTCTCATTggtaatgttttcagacagctCCTTCAAAAGTTCAAGATACCGCTGGTTCAGTGCATTGAAGAAGCTGACTGGGAAATTGCTGCTTTGGCTCAAAAGTGGAACTGTCCAGTTTTGTCCAATGACAGTGACTTCTATATATTCAACCTCAAGGCGGGATTCTTGCCAATCACACATTTCCAGTGGGAAACCGTGAAACAGGACAGACAGACAAACCAAAAATTCATCCAAGCCAAACACTTTACAGTGAGAAAATTCTGTGCATCTTTCAATATGAACACAAACCTTCTACCAGTTTTTGCTTCTATCTTAGGCAATGATTATGTGAAGCTGCAAAATATCAGATGTATGAATTGGGCAAAGCACTCAGTTACTGACACACCGCATCCCCACATTGATGGCTTGATTAACTGGTTATCCCAGTTTTCAGGGCCAGAAGTAGCTGTAAGTGCTTTGCTGAAAATGATGTCTGACAATGAAAAAGCCATCACCAAAGAAGCACTATCCAAGGGAATCCAAGAGTACAAGCTCTTCCCTGGCTCTCTTGCCAAGTTCTTCCAATTAAAGATGATTCCCCGTACAACTTGTAAAGGTCCTCTGCAAGTTCTACCTCAACGCACCTTGATGCTCCTACTTGAGGGAAAGATGAGCTCCTCCATTATCGATGCAGTAATGAATCAAAGGGTTTTAATAACATCTCAAGTTGAAGATTTCCAACTCCCCTGTAGCAGTGAAACCTCTCGCCCCATACGCCAGGTGATTTACGGGTTACTTTTGTTGGGAGAACAAAGATCTACTGGCACAAGTAAGTGTTATGTGGAGGAATACTGCAGACAGCAAACAAAACTAAGCAGTCAGAAAGTTGAAGCCATACAGACCATGAATGGACTTCGGCTAAAAACATTATGGGAGGTAAGATGTCTTAGCTCTCTTTTGAAGTCGAATTAAATTGTTTGAGTTACAATATTTGACATTCTAATGTTTGTAGGAACCACTCAGCGTGCGACTTCAGGTGCTCCTGGACACTTTGGGTGTGTCGTCTGAGATGTTAAGAGGGATCCAACCTGATCTACATCTGCAAATATTTGTGACACGTTACTGGCTAGTAAACGCACAGCCTCAGCCGTCCCAGATGCATCTTTGGGGGCTGCTGCTGGGAATGGTCTATGGAAAGTTCAGCAGTACACTTAAAGGACAAAGAGGTATTGAAGTTATCATACGTCATTGTAATTATGTTACCAGAAGATATATAGCATGCAGTAAAGTAATAAAGCAACCTCAATGCCACCATTGTCATGTGATGCTGATATGAGGAAATGATTACCTAAATggcacaaaatgacaaaaactttgCAGAGGTTCTTGAAATGTGTTAAGCCAGTACATAACATAAAACAATGTCtgaataaatgatattttttgGTTTGGGGTTATAGACATGCTGTTGGGACCTAAGAAACTACAAACTGCTGGAAGAAGGATTGATCTGGAGCATGAAACGGCTCATCTATACAGCCAGTGGCAGTCCTGCATGAAGTGGAGTCTCAGTCTCAATAGTTTACTGTGTTTTCCGGTGTCTGAACCAGTGATTGCAAGGTACAGCATCTGTTTATTACTCCTAAACCATCTTGAAAGCTTTCTTTCATGATTTGATAATTCTCATTTTGATTTCCATTGTTAAAAATTCTGCTTCCTGATTGTGGCCtcccaaatgtaatttaaaatgctttaaaaaatgctattttagttatatatatacatacacacacatgtatacacacatacaataaaaaaataataatcttaatacagcaaggatgcattacctTGATTACAAGTtctaaattcacaaataaatgttgttctttttaacttttgatTAATCAAAGAAGCCCTAAAACATGtaccatggtttccacaaaaatattaagcagcacaactgttttcaacatttatagtaATACGAAATGTTACCAAAtttgcatattacaatgatttctaaatgGCCATTTTAAAAGTGTTCACTGGTGTTGTCCTCCTGTTGTTTAGTTTGTACTGTGGAACATGGTTGCACCAAGTCGTCCGTGAGCTCAGGAGAGGCAGGCCTCTGGACAGTCTGCTGGAGAGAGGTTCGAGCGCCGAACAGCTCTTCAAACAGCTAAAGGATGTAGTTGAAAGCTTGATTGGTAAAAACGTCATCAAGAAAATGAGAACCGGGCTCGAGCAAAGAACTGTTgggaacacacacagagactacaATGGCCATAATCAGCCTATAGATGAACCAAGCAGTTTCTTTGAACATCTGATGTATGAGTATGActatgaagatgatgatgatgaccttAATGAGAACTTAAGGAAAAGTAAAGCCAAGGATCATCCTGACATTTCCTACACCATCCGTACCAGACACAAGTCTAAAGCTCGCAATGCTAATCATCCCTCTAAAAAATATGAGAGGAGTTGCTTTAAGTAGACCTTAAAGGACTTTGCAAATGTTTGCACTAATACACTTATATTGGAAATGAAATAAGACATGCCAGGAAACCAGAATATGACAGCTTGTCTACTGTATATCACAATCACAACATCctgtattatttattgatttaagatAAAAATCATTGTACGATATTTGCATTAAGGTGTTGGACTTtggattttttataaattaaggaCTGTTCACACAAAAgatgataactataatgataacgatGAAGAATCACTATCTTTAGAATCACTTTTTCAGTTCCagttgatgaatgataaaaacattgacacccAATCAGAATCAGTCCTGCTATAACTAGGTAAAGAATTTATAGTCGCAGATGTGGACACTAATATGtgatcattcttggtgtgaatgggcctttagaCTATGGTTGCGTCAATGCAAATTCAACCTATTCAACAGAGTATTTTAAGTAACATAAGCTTTTTAATTGAagtataaaatgttaatatttttctattttaatctttattttgtgTGTAAATAACCTTACAGATTTCTATATCACGGCATAATGTATTATTAACTCCAACTTGTAACTACAAGTTGTTCTACACATACAGATTACAAGCACAAAAAGTgttatatataaagtctaaaccTTTATATTTCATGTAAATTATCCTATTGCCTAGCACTAACCTGTTTAATGTAAACAGTTAGGCATTTAGGTAttacaaacattaaaatcatggGTTTCAATGATTTGAATGGAATAAAAATGGACTTGACTTGAAAATGTAGTGCATGCATGTTTTACAAAATGCATAGTTAAATAATCAATTTCAGATACACATTTTTTCTATTTGTAAAAATTTTATTGTACAATTGTGTTCGGAAATGACTACAACAGATTACTGGTTTCAGCTGtgcaaaacacaataaaataaatacaatcttaaaaacattacaaaaaaaaacccttcaaTGATAACCcttcaaattacatttttatactgcTTCATATTagtgtattacattgtttgttTCCAAAGCAACAGCAATGCTAGAAAACAAAGAAAGGGCATCTCACCAATTAAAAAATGTGGACAAAGTAATGATAAAGAAACACTACCTGCAATAGAAAGGACAAACATGATCGCATACTGCAAAAACTCAATTATATCATTTTCAGCTGTACTTTATTAACAAGATACAGTGTTGGCAGATGGGAATAAGACAATGCCGCTGGGCTGCACTGAGGTTTTTTTGGCATGGGTaggtggaggggggggggtggTGGTGTTAGGACTAGTTAGTCGAACATTTCTGTACAGCCGAAATAAGCATCCATTTAACTGACAACTACATCATTaaactcttaaaaaaacaaatcattcaCCTAACTGAGCACCAAACAGGTGAGGAAATAAATACCACTACAGGAGAAGCCAAGTAAAGTGAAAAggcaaaagcattttattttcagaTGGCCCTAATACCAGTGttttaaacacaaggaaagtaaCAAGATATTATTGATACTACGCAAATACAGAGGAACTGATAAGTAATTGTACAAGCCAGTTGTTTTAATCATCAGTCTAATATAAGAACCAATAGTGCATGTACCTTGTAGGTCATCAAAAAGTGGGACCATGTAATCTGGTAACACCATCATATTGTGGGTTCCTGTATCTTCAAATAGAAAGTCATTATAAAAAGCAGATTTCAAGAAATCCTTTGCGTTGTTTTACTATAAATCAGAAACTAAACTGTGTCTGTTTCATGGTGTTATAAAATGAATATGGCATCCATGATGCTATAAAGTATACTATGTGACGATTTAGCACATCATGTATGTCTTAATTCGCACCCGAGTGTCATCGTGACCCAAAACGTGATTTTAAGTGGTCCGTTCCATCAAACACTGGTCCTTCCACTCATGGTTTAAGAGGACACAAGCTTACAACAGTCTCCaatgcaaaataaatgattattcaaGTTTGGAATCTGGAATTAAGAAAGGAATTAATCCTCATTGTTCCACAAACCTCTAACCAGAAATGCTTAAACAAAAAGAGATTTAAAAGACACAAAatccttttaataataattataataatataacaaaaatcATAATACATCTCTTAAATCAATAATTCAGTACAGCCATTGTAGGGACAGATACAGTATCTCATAAATAAAGTTCGTCCAGATCCTATGGGAAGTAGTACAGTCATAAAGCAGCACACCAAAGCATCTCGACGGGCAAGAGCACGTGTTAGAGACGACATTTCAGTCAGGACCAGTTCAGTGCTGCACAATCAGCTCCTGGTCTTGACCTTAAAAAGAACTGTACATACAGGTCGGACTTGACTGACAGTTTTGTACAGTAAGAGACCAGTCTGAGCGACATTCCAAACCACATGCCCCAGCCCCACCCTCCATCTCCTGCACGGGACACAATGTGTGTCATACGTCATAGAAATCGTCAGTGTCTGCCATTTTTTCTCCTCCTCTGAGTCTCTCTAATTTCTTTATGACCTCCGATACAATGCACACAGAGGACGTGAGCCCCACCAGGAACAGCAGATCTGCACGGAAGGGACGGTGCAGAAATCAATGAACAAATCACGCACATCCAAAACACAATAAGTACTCAATTAAAACGTCAATGAAATTCACAAAAAAGAAAGGCATCCACAGAGGCTATTTACAATAAGTGCAAATagcaattaaatgttatttacactaagtgcaaatagcaataTACTATTTACaccatgttaaaatagcaggatttccTGCTGtttatactacttattgcaaatagtggcaattatctgcaccacAGTATTagagtacattataaaacagtatgaaataataacatattgagtgtatattataattttaattcaaattattcaatggatgccaccttattgggacaataaaacCCTCCCTGCACCTACCCTAACTCTACCGGATAcgttattttcaactttttgattattttctaaatttttattgaaaataaatgcctttctgaTGTGATATGAGagttgaaaatggaaaaaaactaagTTTGGCAAAAGGCGGATACAAAAATACTATGATTCGCACTGTACCATCTACACGACTGGAGCTGATGACTGACAGACATCTTTTATAGTGCTGACTTTCCCCATCACACGTTTGTTGATGTAAACAGGCGTTGGCCAACAAGgtgggctatttgcacttagtgtaaaaagACACTCCGAAAAAGAAAACTGTTCGTATTAAATCACAAGATgtcaataaaaaattattttaatagagGGTTTTATATTTTGCAATCATTTTACCAACTCAAATTGAGAAAAGCTTCAACATTAATTTCAGAATTCAAATTGGATATTAAcatttttgctttaatgacagctGCACTCGAAAATCCAGTTAGTTTGTATATaaacactataatagtatattaataaAGCTAAATTGACACTCTAGGATGATTTGAGAATGTTCAAAACAACTTGCAATTCAGTAGAAGCAACGTGATGATGGTCTGTACAAGTAGCGTGTATGATCAATGTCATTTTCTTGCATTTTTGTAACCTATAAATGATGCAGAATCTATTTCTTCTGCATTTTACATACAATTTTTGGGGCTCTGCTGTACATGATGTGAGAAATGTTGTGTACTGTGGTTTCCTGTTTTTTGGTTGCATACCTAAAATGCTGAGGCTCTCAGTTTGAAAGACCTTCTGTAGTGGAGGGAAGTAGATGACCAGGAGTTGGCCCATGATGGAGCCCAGAACAGCATAGCAGAACATCCTGTTACTGCATAAGCCCATCTCATGCACCATCCGTGTCTAcaggatgacaaaaaaaaagtgagtgaCATAAACACTAATAAAGGATATCCAAATGCACTTTGAcactttaaactttttaaacatgACGACTCAATCCATACAGCAGGTGGCAGTGCTTAAGACCCCCCCCCCATGTTCTTAACATGTCCCAtgagaaaataaacatttctgttcatttttgaTGTTGCTTATACCTGTGATCGGGAACTGAGAGCGTTAAACATATCGAAGAACACAAAACAGGTAAACGTCATGGTGGTGTCCCGTGGGGTGATCTCATTGTCCCGCagctgaaagaaaaagaaaataaaaactgacTGAAAGGAAATGGTGGGGAAAAAAGTCTAGGACATGCTTTTATGGTTCCTTGCAAAGCTTTTGGCATTGTTCCTGCAGCTTTCAGGAGGCAATTATTTCATAAAATTTGTACTTGATGTGtacaaatgtgtaaaaaatgTACATCATTAACTACTATGCTGGggaagtggttagagagtttgaatcCTAAcccaagggttgtgggttcaaatctcgggccagcaataacacgacttaaatgcccttgagcaaggcatcgaacccccaactgctccccaggcgccgcagcataaatggctgcccactgctccgggtgtgtgttcacagtgtgtgtgtgtgtgtgtgtgtgtgtgttcactgctctgtgtgtgtgcactttggatgggttaaatgcaaagcacaaattctgagtatgggtcaccatacttggctgaatgtcacgtcactcactagAGTTTCCAGAATGGTTTCGATGCTcctttacacagaaaaaaacaacaaattcattttacagtattgttttaaatgtttctgaCCAATTAGAGGCTAGGCGAAATAATAGCACTTATGTACCAAGGCTCCATGTTAATTCTCaagtagacaaaaaaaaacatttaatatatgaaCAGAGCTGCATGATGCTTCTAAAACAAAAAGAAGGCACAGTGCAAACAAATTGTTTAGTCATTTACCTAATGGCCTGTTTTGAATACATAtggaacacaaatgaaaacaaagcaGAACACAAATGTTCATGAAGGCCTCATCAGATGAATACTGCCTACCTCTCTCCAAAACACAAACAATGTCCCGCAAACAATGATGAAGGACGACACTAGGATTTTCACTATCAGACTGCGGGTGATGATGCTGTCTCTGACGTTCCGTGGAGGTTTCCTGATCACGTCCGGATCAACAGGCTCTACTCCCAAACTAGGAAAAGAAAATTTAAGTTCATTCTTATTCTGACATAAGCAATGTTCAATGTTCATATACTAAAATTTGAGTCCTGATCAATGGTGGTGATACATCTGCTGGGAAGTGGTTTTGTTACCTCTGGGCTGGCGGGCCGTCCATGATGA
Proteins encoded in this region:
- the LOC132103702 gene encoding uncharacterized protein LOC132103702 isoform X1, whose translation is MVIMQTILLIIAMIGQGQSWNSLGDSFITIFPENIAFYHPLSPVNSLNITAVLPNTVVKIFISEQLTYKIKPPEGKPVTLTLPVDIEEYQFGATSQTVRISSTKNIVVQSISKKGDSVQTNVIQPRKNLGTVYTIPLLNYSQMINTFYQSARDVSKRYSSFRLVIVNGEDFINNVIIVKRSIENNYILEPFTALQLQVDGTETEIYSDYGVAVMLTHPCVETEECNCNMVLNQLHPDAQWDSRFVVPSILNTSNVWLHVTSSVEISASGGDLESSTVDAYSSKLLSLPSLQLGSQFIHTSNPASLRLVSPGIIIEPISQSKFSACYLVPVSSTDAKVLIIAETNYRDSVYIDNDLLLPTEWSTVTNSVYSSVLVSLDNIHVIWHPSTKIAVYVFEKSTHLYGGPAISLSTKPDPLGCGFVTRKFDIIVTPQTWPESHQYCMLISDELFSPSNEADQAEMADILNNEGMNERLWIGVRRSLMTLDWYQQKGESSNSLPYTRWGNGEPGDAVMGMCASVFPNPNMNFLWETTPCCTQLKSICYRRARYFTISNDSNGSKESKDT
- the LOC132103702 gene encoding uncharacterized protein LOC132103702 isoform X2 encodes the protein MVIMQTILLIIAMIGQGQSWNSLGDSFITIFPENIAFYHPLSPVNSLNITAVLPNTVVKIFISEQLTYKIKPPEGKPVTLTLPVDIEEYQFGATSQTVRISSTKNIVVQSISKKGDSVQTNVIQPRKNLGTVYTIPLLNYSQMINTFYQSARDVSKRYSSFRLVIVNGEDFINNVIIVKRSIENNYILEPFTALQLQVDGTETEIYSDYGVAVMLTHPCVETEECNCNMVLNQLHPDAQWDSRFVVPSILNTSNVWLHVTSSVEISASGGDLESSTVDAYSSKLLSLPSLQLGSQFIHTSNPASLRLVSPGIIIEPISQSKFSACYLVPVSSTDAKVLIIAETNYRDSVYIDNDLLLPTEWSTVTNSVYSSVLVSLDNIHVIWHPSTKIAVYVFEKSTHLYGGPAISLSTKPDPLGCGFVTRKFDIIVTPQTWPESHQYCMLISDELFSPSNEADQAEMADILNNEER
- the LOC132103309 gene encoding protein asteroid homolog 1-like is translated as MGVRGLKTYIESRNKNDLRSWAFRDKKLIIDGCNLYYTLYFDYNLDQMHGGDYDAFEELITQFFKNLTACDIHPYVVLDGAADHTDKKWETIRQRKQDKINAALAVSEGKKEKVLPILIGNVFRQLLQKFKIPLVQCIEEADWEIAALAQKWNCPVLSNDSDFYIFNLKAGFLPITHFQWETVKQDRQTNQKFIQAKHFTVRKFCASFNMNTNLLPVFASILGNDYVKLQNIRCMNWAKHSVTDTPHPHIDGLINWLSQFSGPEVAVSALLKMMSDNEKAITKEALSKGIQEYKLFPGSLAKFFQLKMIPRTTCKGPLQVLPQRTLMLLLEGKMSSSIIDAVMNQRVLITSQVEDFQLPCSSETSRPIRQVIYGLLLLGEQRSTGTSKCYVEEYCRQQTKLSSQKVEAIQTMNGLRLKTLWEEPLSVRLQVLLDTLGVSSEMLRGIQPDLHLQIFVTRYWLVNAQPQPSQMHLWGLLLGMVYGKFSSTLKGQRDMLLGPKKLQTAGRRIDLEHETAHLYSQWQSCMKWSLSLNSLLCFPVSEPVIASLYCGTWLHQVVRELRRGRPLDSLLERGSSAEQLFKQLKDVVESLIGKNVIKKMRTGLEQRTVGNTHRDYNGHNQPIDEPSSFFEHLMYEYDYEDDDDDLNENLRKSKAKDHPDISYTIRTRHKSKARNANHPSKKYERSCFK